The proteins below are encoded in one region of Pongo pygmaeus isolate AG05252 chromosome 20, NHGRI_mPonPyg2-v2.0_pri, whole genome shotgun sequence:
- the PLEKHF1 gene encoding pleckstrin homology domain-containing family F member 1, producing MVDHLANTEINSQRIAAVESCFGASGQPLALPGRVLLGEGVLTKECRKKAKPRIFFLFNDILVYGSIVLNKRKYRSQHIIPLEEVTLELLPETLQAKNRWMIKTAKKSFVVSAASATERQEWISHIEECVRRQLRATGRPPSTEHAAPWIPDKATDICMRCTQTRFSALTRRHHCRKCGFVVCAECSRQRFLLPRLSPKPVRVCSLCYRELAAQQQQEEAEEQGAGSPGQPAHLARPICGASSGDDDDSDEDKEGSRDGDWPSRVEFYASGVAWSAFHS from the coding sequence ATGGTGGACCACTTGGCCAACACGGAGATCAACAGCCAGCGCATCGCGGCGGTGGAAAGCTGCTTCGGGGCCTCGGGGCAGCCGCTGGCTCTGCCAGGCCGAGTGCTGCTGGGCGAGGGCGTGCTGACCAAGGAGTGCCGCAAGAAGGCCAAGCCGCGCATCTTCTTCCTCTTCAACGACATCCTGGTGTATGGCAGCATCGTGCTCAACAAGCGCAAGTACCGCAGCCAGCACATCATCCCCCTGGAGGAGGTCACACTGGAGCTGTTGCCGGAGACGCTGCAGGCCAAGAACCGCTGGATGATCAAGACAGCCAAGAAGTCCTTCGTGGTGTCGGCCGCCTCCGCCACGGAGCGCCAGGAATGGATTAGCCACATCGAGGAGTGCGTGCGGCGGCAACTGCGGGCCACGGGCCGCCCGCCCAGCACGGAGCACGCGGCACCCTGGATCCCGGACAAGGCCACGGACATCTGCATGCGCTGCACGCAGACGCGCTTCTCTGCCCTCACGAGGCGCCACCACTGCCGCAAGTGCGGCTTCGTGGTCTGTGCTGAGTGCTCGCGCCAGCGCTTCCTGCTCCCGCGCTTGTCCCCCAAGCCCGTGCGAGTCTGCAGCCTGTGCTACCGCGAACTGGCCgcccagcagcagcaggaggaggcggaggagcaGGGCGCGGGGTCCCCAGGGCAGCCAGCCCACCTGGCCCGGCCCATCTGCGGAGCGTCCAGTGGAGACGACGATGACTCCGACGAGGACAAGGAAGGCAGCAGGGACGGCGACTGGCCCAGCCGCGTGGAGTTCTACGCCTCGGGCGTGGCCTGGTCTGCCTTCCACAGCTGA